GGTACTTAGAAAAATTGAAGAACGCCGAATTGATTACAGGCTAGTTGGCAAAGACCAGATGCCAATTATAAGCAAGGACATCCATCTTGATTTGTTTTGCACTGAATTTGGCGGGGATACAGATTCCGAACTAAACAATAGCTCAGTTGTCGCTCTCATCCGATACAAGAATGTGGGCGTGCTTCTAACGGGCGACATTCAATACCAAGCAGAGGCACAGCTTCTAGCTGCTCATCGAAACCTAAAAGCCGACATACTTAAGGTTGCTCATCATGGTAGTGCAGACAGCACATCGAATGAGTTCCTAGAAGTGGTCAAGCCAGCTTATGCAGTTATATCTGTCGGCAGTGAAAACGAATATGGCCACCCCGCAAGAAGTACGCTCCGGCGACTGAATGCAGCAGGGGTAAAAGTCTTTCGCACGGACAGGGATGGCGATGTAATTTTTTCGACTGATGGAGAATGGATTGATGTGGTGACAAGCAGATGAGTAGCAGTGAGATTCAGGCTTTTGTGGATCGGATTGAGGAAGATAAGGCAGTTCTCTTAGTTGGAGAAAAAGCTGAAGTAGTCATCATACCTGCAAAATATCTACCCCAAGAGGCCGGCGAAGGAGCTGTTCTAACCATTGAAATCAAATTCGATGCCAAAAAGACAGCCGAGGCATCGGAAAACATCAAATCAATCATCCAAAGACTTACTAAAAAAAGCAAGTAATTAGCTACCCAGGTCATTGCCAAATCACAGGTAGTTCTATCCAAGGGCAGGTGCAAATAATGGAGGAATTGTACAAGAGACCACTTGGCGATATTCTCATACGAAAGAAGATAATAACGCCAGAGCAACTAGAAATAGCTCTGGCGGAACAGCAGCGAACACATAAAAAGTTGGGAGAGGTACTTATCTCGCTCGAACTTGCCACAGAAGAACAGATAACCGAGGCGAGAGCTCAGCAGTTAGACGTAGGATATGTTAATCTTCAAGAGTTCCAATTCGACCCACAAGTTCTATCCTTGGTTTCCGAATCAATATGCCGCACATACCAGCTTATACCTCTAAAAAGGTCTCATAACAAACTTACGCTGGCAATGGCTAACCCTTTGGATGTTGAAGCAATTGACCTCATTCAGTTTGAAACCAAGCTGAGGGCAGAACCCGTGCTCGCCACTGAATGGCGAATCCGAGAGGCAATAGATAGGAATTATGGTCAGTATGAAGCAGAAGAACTTAAAGATTTTGTTCAGCAAGCAACGACTGACCTCGAACTTACAAGCGTTGATGAAGATGAACATGAGGATATTGATGAAGTCAGGCGGCAAAGCCACCGGGCGCCGATAATTCGGATGGTCAATATGCTCCTTACGCAAGCCGTCCGAAAGAAAGCAAGCGATATCCACATTGAGCCTCGAAGAAACACTCTTGACATTCGCTATCGGATTGATGGTGAGCTTCACTTAGCAAGAAGCTTACCCAAGTCATTACATCCCGCTATTTCTTCGCGAATTAAAATTATGTCTGAGCTAGACATTGCAGAGCGGCGACTACCGCAAGATGGACGCATTACTCTCCGCCTAGATGGCAGAAACATTGATATCCGAGTGTCCACAAGCCCAACCTTATATGGCGAGCGAATCGTCCTTAGAATTTTAGATAGAAGCGAAGGCTTAATCCCCCTAGAAAAGCTTGGGTTTTCACCGCGTGACCTCGAGGTGTTCAAATCGCTTATTAGCCAGCCTCATGGCATCATTTTGGTAACCGGACCAACAGGTAGCGGCAAAACGACAACGCTATACGCAGCGTTGAATGAACTAAAATCGGAACATACAAATATAATGACCGTTGAGGATCCAATAGAGTACGAACTTGATGGAATCAACCAGACAAATGTACATCATCGAATCGGTCTCACATTTGCGAACCAACTCAGGGCGATACTAAGACAGGATCCAGACATAATACTTGTCGGCGAGATTCGAGATGCAGAAACCGCCGACGTGGCATTTCGGGCGGCGCTCACTGGTCACTTGGTCTTCTCGACACTGCATGCCAATGATGCGCCTAGCTCAATTACTCGGTTGATAGATATGGATGTCGAACCATTCCTAGTTAGCTCTGCGATAATAGGCGTTCTTGCTCAGCGTTTGGTAAGAGTGCTTTGCCCTGACTGTAAACAGCCATACGAAGCAGATGCACAAACAAAAGAACTGCTAGGTTTAAAACCGGACGAAAAAATAAAAATATATCGCGCAGTGGGATGCAGAAGTTGCGATGGCACCGGATACAAAGGAAGAACTAGTATACGAGAGACAATGATAATGACCGACGAAATCCGCAGGTTGACAATAAACAAAGCCTCCTCTAATGAAATTCGACGCGCAGCCCTTGCCTCAGGCATGGTTACAATGCGGCAGGATGGTGCAAACAAGGTGATTGCAGGGATTACCACAATTGACGAAGTTCAACGCAAGATTTTCGTCGAAACAGACCTACTCTTCTTTGGATCCGCTGAGGCAAAAGCCGCCTAAAACAAGAAAAAAACAGATTTTGGGTATTATGGGTGTGGGGTGAAGGAATATCCCACACTCGTTTTGTATTTGGAAACTGTGCGAAGTAGAGACAGGCTTAAAGAAAAACCACATTTGTTGGGAATGACCTCGTTGGAGCTCGAAGAGTTAGCGGAGTTATTGGGGGAGCCAAAATTCCGAGGCCGCCAGATTGCAAAATGGCTCTACAAGCACAATGCCACTAGCCTTGATGAAATGACTGACCTTCCATTGTCTTTGCGGGAACGACTGAAAGAAGCCACGGTTCTCTATCGCGCTCGTATTGTTAACCGAAGTGTATCTCGCGATGAAACTACTAAGCTCCTTTTGGAGCTGGAAGATGGTCAAACAATAGAAAGCGTCCTTATTCCCTACGAAGACCGAGTCTCAGTTTGTGTCTCCACCCAAGTAGGATGCGTCGTAAGATGCATCTTCTGTGCAACAGGAATATCAGGCTTCGCACGCAATCTAACAGCCGGCGAAATTGTGGATGAAGTGCTTACATGCCAAAAAGAAACAGCGCGTCGAGTCAGCCATGTAGTCTATATGGGAATGGGGGAACCGCTACTTAACTATGAAAATGTGCTAAAAAGCATTCAAATCTTAAACAAGGAAGTTGGAATCTCAATGAGGCATATCACTATCTCCACAATCGGTATAACTCCCCAGATAAGAAGACTGGCAGAAGAGAAACTACAACTAACGCTTGCAGTTTCGCTCCATGCGCCAGATGATATGCTACGCCGTCAGATAATCCCCTTTGCTGCTCGATATCCGCTGCAAGATTTAATCGAAGCATGCAAGGAATATGCTGAAACAACTGGCAGACGTATAACCTTTGAGTACCTGCTAATACGAAATATTAATGATAGTATCTCCCACGCGCGAAAACTTGCAAATCTCCTCAAAGGCATGCTGTGTAATGTTAACCTTATTCCCTACAACGCAGTTGAAGGTCTTGAGCTCGACCGCCCTTCTCAAGCTCGCGTCCGTGCCTTCCGTTCGGTCCTTGAAGAATCGGGTATTACAGTAACCCAACGAGTTGAGAGGGGGCATGCTATATCAGCTGCATGCGGACAACTTCGACGGAGGTCACAACTGCCCAATTAACTTATGCGTTTGAGGGATAACGCGGACGTCGCGCAGGTAGCGTTTACAAAGCGACTGCCATTCTAGCATTTGTTTGGGCGACGGCGGCATTATCCCGCCAGTTGCTGTTACTGGCTGAAGTACAACCGGAATCTCATGGCGAACATCTGCTACCATTCTCGCCGCCTCCTCGATTTCTTCAGTCTTAGTACTATCAGCGACAACAACCTTCACATGAATTGACTTTGCAGACGCACATTGCAAAAATTGAGCGTGCTCTTGCATAAGGTTTGGACCGCCCGTCGAGCTCGGAAGCTTTATGTCCATAGCAATTTCATCTAGGAACGGCAAAATCTCCGGGAGAGCATCGGGGAGTGAACCATTAGTCTCCAGCATGATTGGAAAACCAGCAGAGCGCAACTCTGAGGCAAGGCTGGAGCAAA
This region of Armatimonadota bacterium genomic DNA includes:
- a CDS encoding MBL fold metallo-hydrolase translates to MRKLLPIILLIALAILGINLGKRIPQAPERFRREGQLTVHFIDVGQGDCTLIRTPDGRNLLIDGGDQNYADKVIRYLNQQGISRIDLLIISHPHADHIGGLPAVLDNFGISCVVDPGCEHGSPIYKMVLRKIEERRIDYRLVGKDQMPIISKDIHLDLFCTEFGGDTDSELNNSSVVALIRYKNVGVLLTGDIQYQAEAQLLAAHRNLKADILKVAHHGSADSTSNEFLEVVKPAYAVISVGSENEYGHPARSTLRRLNAAGVKVFRTDRDGDVIFSTDGEWIDVVTSR
- the gspE gene encoding type II secretion system ATPase GspE; this encodes MEELYKRPLGDILIRKKIITPEQLEIALAEQQRTHKKLGEVLISLELATEEQITEARAQQLDVGYVNLQEFQFDPQVLSLVSESICRTYQLIPLKRSHNKLTLAMANPLDVEAIDLIQFETKLRAEPVLATEWRIREAIDRNYGQYEAEELKDFVQQATTDLELTSVDEDEHEDIDEVRRQSHRAPIIRMVNMLLTQAVRKKASDIHIEPRRNTLDIRYRIDGELHLARSLPKSLHPAISSRIKIMSELDIAERRLPQDGRITLRLDGRNIDIRVSTSPTLYGERIVLRILDRSEGLIPLEKLGFSPRDLEVFKSLISQPHGIILVTGPTGSGKTTTLYAALNELKSEHTNIMTVEDPIEYELDGINQTNVHHRIGLTFANQLRAILRQDPDIILVGEIRDAETADVAFRAALTGHLVFSTLHANDAPSSITRLIDMDVEPFLVSSAIIGVLAQRLVRVLCPDCKQPYEADAQTKELLGLKPDEKIKIYRAVGCRSCDGTGYKGRTSIRETMIMTDEIRRLTINKASSNEIRRAALASGMVTMRQDGANKVIAGITTIDEVQRKIFVETDLLFFGSAEAKAA
- a CDS encoding DUF3006 domain-containing protein, which gives rise to MSSSEIQAFVDRIEEDKAVLLVGEKAEVVIIPAKYLPQEAGEGAVLTIEIKFDAKKTAEASENIKSIIQRLTKKSK
- the rlmN gene encoding 23S rRNA (adenine(2503)-C(2))-methyltransferase RlmN, with amino-acid sequence MTSLELEELAELLGEPKFRGRQIAKWLYKHNATSLDEMTDLPLSLRERLKEATVLYRARIVNRSVSRDETTKLLLELEDGQTIESVLIPYEDRVSVCVSTQVGCVVRCIFCATGISGFARNLTAGEIVDEVLTCQKETARRVSHVVYMGMGEPLLNYENVLKSIQILNKEVGISMRHITISTIGITPQIRRLAEEKLQLTLAVSLHAPDDMLRRQIIPFAARYPLQDLIEACKEYAETTGRRITFEYLLIRNINDSISHARKLANLLKGMLCNVNLIPYNAVEGLELDRPSQARVRAFRSVLEESGITVTQRVERGHAISAACGQLRRRSQLPN
- a CDS encoding 7-carboxy-7-deazaguanine synthase QueE; amino-acid sequence: MCKLASEGWLFEVFSGIQGEGLLVGSRQVFVRFSGCNLNCRYCDTQDARKMQRTFRAEVEPGSRKFMILSNPIGTHHALQFVNRLDVPRGLHHSVALTGGEPLAQPEFCSSLASELRSAGFPIMLETNGSLPDALPEILPFLDEIAMDIKLPSSTGGPNLMQEHAQFLQCASAKSIHVKVVVADSTKTEEIEEAARMVADVRHEIPVVLQPVTATGGIMPPSPKQMLEWQSLCKRYLRDVRVIPQTHKLIGQL